One segment of Amycolatopsis alba DSM 44262 DNA contains the following:
- a CDS encoding cupin domain-containing protein, which translates to MHPEILSQEGYTSVSVKESPVRELFPGIRLRPLWTGADGAHANVLEMDPGTSWPHRDVHEPGSEEVYVVSGTFNDGARDYPAGTFLHAPAGSWHVPASATGCTLFVFYPEG; encoded by the coding sequence ATGCACCCCGAGATCCTCAGCCAAGAGGGCTACACTTCCGTGTCAGTCAAGGAATCCCCCGTTCGCGAGCTGTTCCCCGGAATCCGGCTTCGTCCACTGTGGACAGGCGCGGACGGCGCGCACGCCAACGTCCTGGAGATGGATCCCGGCACCTCGTGGCCGCACCGCGACGTCCACGAACCGGGCTCCGAGGAGGTGTACGTCGTCTCCGGCACGTTCAACGACGGTGCGCGGGACTATCCGGCCGGAACGTTCCTGCACGCCCCGGCCGGTTCGTGGCACGTGCCCGCGTCGGCGACCGGATGCACCTTGTTCGTCTTCTATCCCGAAGGCTGA
- a CDS encoding pentapeptide repeat-containing protein yields MEFRDFDGIKVRRPLVEREDLDAEPAVLDGDFDFDSVHLDGGDQDGVRGGGEIARSLVSDVSLANARLDRLTLSDVVLEGVDLSNAAIRELSARRVEILRCRAIGLGVSIASASDLYVENARFDYASVAVERVKGSAVFSGCSFRETVFSGDLSRLTFVDCDFADAEFVATAAVDCDLRGSRLSGVRGLLTLRGAKITSEQAVSVAGILAAESGLSVVG; encoded by the coding sequence ATGGAGTTCCGGGATTTCGACGGCATCAAGGTGCGGCGCCCCTTGGTCGAGCGAGAAGACCTCGACGCCGAACCGGCCGTGCTCGATGGCGATTTCGATTTCGACTCCGTCCATCTCGACGGCGGTGATCAGGACGGCGTCCGCGGCGGCGGGGAGATCGCGCGTTCCCTGGTCTCGGACGTGAGTCTGGCGAACGCCCGGCTCGACAGGCTGACGCTGTCCGATGTGGTCCTCGAAGGCGTCGACCTGTCCAACGCGGCCATCCGCGAACTCTCGGCACGACGCGTCGAGATTCTCCGCTGCCGGGCGATCGGGCTGGGCGTGTCGATCGCGTCCGCCTCCGATCTGTACGTCGAGAACGCGCGGTTCGACTACGCGTCGGTGGCGGTCGAGCGGGTGAAGGGTTCGGCCGTGTTCTCCGGATGTTCCTTCCGGGAGACGGTGTTCTCCGGCGACCTTTCCCGTCTGACCTTTGTGGACTGTGACTTCGCGGACGCGGAATTCGTGGCGACCGCCGCGGTCGACTGCGATCTGCGCGGCTCGCGGCTGTCCGGTGTCCGGGGCCTGCTCACCTTGCGCGGCGCGAAGATCACCAGTGAGCAGGCCGTCTCCGTCGCGGGAATCCTCGCGGCCGAGAGCGGACTGTCGGTCGTCGGCTGA
- a CDS encoding CsbD family protein encodes MNDKAENKIDELKGKAKEAVGNATDNEQWQAEGKAEQGKANVKQAGEKIKDAVKGVRD; translated from the coding sequence ATGAACGACAAAGCCGAGAACAAGATCGACGAGCTCAAGGGCAAGGCCAAGGAAGCAGTCGGGAACGCCACGGACAATGAGCAGTGGCAGGCCGAAGGCAAGGCCGAGCAAGGCAAGGCCAACGTCAAGCAGGCAGGCGAGAAGATCAAGGACGCCGTGAAGGGCGTCCGGGACTGA
- a CDS encoding ATP-binding protein, producing MPTDQVTPVGILALDVGDDLGELARVRAWARAELRDLPEAVLMDTILMLDELLSNALRYGTPPRQVRLLRRRGRLRVEVDDSGTAPATPRPPSETGGRGLALIAACATAWGQEHHDDGKTVWAELDVSGSNVSGATADTAFSGRGTG from the coding sequence GTGCCCACCGATCAGGTCACGCCCGTCGGAATCCTGGCGCTGGACGTGGGAGACGACCTGGGCGAACTGGCCCGCGTCCGCGCCTGGGCACGTGCGGAACTGCGTGACCTCCCCGAAGCGGTCCTCATGGACACGATCCTGATGCTGGACGAACTGCTGTCCAACGCCCTGCGGTACGGGACGCCGCCGCGGCAGGTGCGCTTGCTGCGGCGGCGTGGCCGCCTGCGCGTCGAGGTCGACGACTCCGGCACGGCGCCCGCCACCCCGCGTCCGCCTTCGGAGACCGGCGGCCGGGGGCTCGCCCTCATCGCCGCCTGCGCGACGGCGTGGGGCCAGGAGCATCACGACGATGGCAAGACCGTGTGGGCGGAACTCGACGTTTCCGGTTCAAACGTGTCAGGTGCCACAGCGGATACGGCGTTTTCGGGGCGCGGCACCGGGTAA
- a CDS encoding nitrate reductase subunit alpha, with product MRSPRKANGNGSENHHNEGAATTALLRLGRYLTRAESSPDLHSVHLTGGREGDAFYRDRWSHDKVVPSTHGVNCTGSCRWNVYVSDGIITWESQDPDYPSVGPDKPEYEPRGCPRGASFSWYSYSPTRVRFPYARGVLIEMYREALKQHGDPVVAWASVMDDPMKRLAYQRARGKGGLVRVGWDEAAEIAAAAHVHAISRYGPDRVAGFSPIPAMSMVSHAIGSRFMALIGAPMLSFYDWYADLPVASPQVFGDQTDVPESADWWDAAYLMMWGSNVPVTRTPDAHWMAEARYRGQKVVVVSPDYADNTKFADEWLAPHPGTDAALAMAMGHVILTEFFAERQVPYFTDYVRRFTDLPFLVTLTERDGAYVPSKFLTAADLGDTGAEPDWKTVLVDDRTGEPVVPNGSVGFRWNEHDQGRWNLDLGDVVPRLSLLTDPGHEGVEVLLPRFDADGVLRRGVPAVEHGGRLVTTVFDLLMAQYGVRRGDLPGRWPSGYDDPAEPCTPAWQQEITSVPAERVARIAREFAETAEASRGRCMILMGAGTNHWFHSDTIYRSFLALLTMTGCQGRNGGGWAHYVGQEKVRPLTGHQTLAGAMDWMRPARQMIGTAYWYLHTGQWRYDALRNDELTSPLAPGKLAGTSAADALAQSARLGWMPSFPTFDRNPLDLVDEAEEAGLDPVRHATAQLREGKLGFAAEDPDAPENWPRVLTVWRSNLLGSSAKGHEYFLRHLLGTDANLRGEEAPPDARPKSVKWRDAAPVGKLDLMLAIDYRMTSTTLFADLVLPAATWYEKHDLSSTDMHPFVHSFNAAVDPPWQTRTDFEAFHTIAKRFSELAERHLGVRKDLVATPMTHDTPGETAQPGGVVRDWRDGDVEPIPGVTMPKLTVVERDYPAVAAKLATLGPLLEKLGATSKGLTYDVGEEVNWLRAKNGVATTGAAQGQALIDTDIKAADAVLALSGTTNGRLATQGFRELEKRVGTELAHLSAEHEGKKITFADTRSRPASVITSPEWSGSESGGRRYSAFVINVEHAKPWHTLTGRQHFFLDHDWMHELGEALPVYRPPLGSQHLTGGSGDAAEVTVRYLTPHSKWSIHSTYQDNLHMLTLSRGGQGIWMSPADAEAIGAKDNDWIEAVNRNGVVVARAIVSHRMPTGTVFLYHAQDRAVNVPRSEATGKRGGTHNSLTRLLLKPTHLIGGYAQLSFGFNYLGPTGNQRDEVTVIRRRSQEVRY from the coding sequence GTGCGCTCGCCACGAAAAGCCAACGGAAACGGCTCGGAAAACCACCACAACGAAGGCGCGGCGACCACCGCCCTGCTTCGCCTCGGCCGTTATCTGACCCGCGCGGAGAGTTCGCCGGATCTGCATTCGGTCCATCTGACCGGTGGCCGGGAAGGCGACGCGTTCTACCGTGATCGCTGGAGCCACGACAAGGTGGTCCCGTCGACGCACGGCGTGAACTGCACGGGTTCCTGCCGCTGGAACGTGTACGTCTCGGACGGGATCATCACCTGGGAGAGCCAAGATCCGGATTATCCGTCCGTCGGCCCCGACAAGCCGGAGTACGAGCCGCGGGGGTGCCCGCGCGGCGCCTCCTTTTCCTGGTATTCCTATTCCCCGACGCGGGTACGTTTTCCGTACGCCAGGGGCGTATTGATCGAAATGTACCGGGAGGCTCTGAAACAGCACGGTGATCCGGTCGTCGCCTGGGCTTCGGTGATGGACGACCCGATGAAGAGGCTGGCCTATCAGCGTGCCCGCGGAAAAGGCGGGCTGGTCCGGGTCGGCTGGGACGAGGCTGCCGAAATCGCCGCCGCCGCGCATGTGCACGCCATTTCCCGGTACGGCCCGGACCGGGTCGCGGGCTTTTCCCCGATTCCGGCGATGTCCATGGTCTCGCATGCGATCGGGTCCCGGTTCATGGCGCTGATCGGCGCTCCGATGCTCTCCTTCTACGACTGGTACGCCGACCTGCCGGTGGCCTCGCCACAGGTGTTCGGCGACCAGACCGACGTCCCGGAATCCGCGGACTGGTGGGACGCCGCGTACCTGATGATGTGGGGCTCGAACGTCCCGGTGACCCGGACGCCGGACGCGCACTGGATGGCCGAGGCGCGTTACCGGGGCCAGAAGGTCGTCGTGGTCTCCCCCGACTACGCCGACAACACCAAGTTCGCCGACGAGTGGCTCGCCCCGCATCCCGGCACCGACGCCGCGCTGGCGATGGCCATGGGGCACGTCATCCTCACCGAGTTCTTCGCCGAACGGCAGGTGCCGTACTTCACCGACTACGTCCGCCGCTTCACCGACCTCCCCTTCCTGGTCACGCTGACCGAACGCGACGGCGCGTACGTCCCGTCGAAGTTCCTCACCGCCGCGGACCTCGGGGACACCGGGGCGGAGCCGGACTGGAAGACCGTCCTCGTCGACGACCGCACCGGGGAACCGGTCGTGCCCAACGGTTCCGTCGGTTTCCGCTGGAACGAACACGACCAGGGCCGCTGGAACCTCGACCTCGGCGACGTCGTGCCGCGGCTGAGCCTGCTCACCGACCCCGGTCACGAGGGTGTCGAGGTACTGCTCCCCCGGTTCGACGCGGACGGCGTCCTGCGGCGCGGGGTACCCGCCGTGGAGCACGGCGGCCGGCTGGTCACCACCGTGTTCGACCTGCTGATGGCGCAGTACGGGGTGCGACGCGGCGACCTGCCCGGCCGGTGGCCGTCCGGCTACGACGATCCGGCGGAACCGTGCACCCCGGCCTGGCAGCAGGAGATCACCTCGGTCCCGGCCGAGCGGGTCGCCAGGATCGCCAGGGAGTTCGCCGAGACCGCGGAGGCCTCCCGCGGCCGGTGCATGATCCTGATGGGCGCGGGCACCAACCACTGGTTCCACTCCGACACCATCTACCGGTCCTTCCTGGCGCTGCTGACGATGACCGGCTGTCAGGGCCGCAACGGCGGCGGCTGGGCGCATTACGTCGGCCAGGAGAAGGTACGGCCGCTGACCGGACATCAGACCCTGGCAGGCGCGATGGACTGGATGCGGCCCGCCCGGCAGATGATCGGGACCGCCTACTGGTACCTGCACACCGGCCAATGGCGCTACGACGCGCTGCGCAACGACGAACTGACCTCGCCGCTGGCACCGGGGAAGCTCGCCGGGACCAGCGCGGCGGACGCGCTCGCGCAGTCGGCGCGGCTGGGCTGGATGCCCTCGTTCCCCACTTTCGACCGCAATCCGCTCGACCTGGTCGACGAGGCCGAGGAAGCCGGGCTCGACCCCGTCCGCCACGCCACCGCGCAACTGCGTGAAGGCAAGCTGGGATTCGCCGCCGAGGATCCGGACGCGCCCGAGAACTGGCCGCGGGTGCTCACGGTGTGGCGGTCCAACCTGCTCGGCTCCTCGGCCAAGGGCCACGAGTACTTCCTGCGTCACCTGCTCGGCACCGACGCGAACCTGCGCGGTGAGGAGGCGCCGCCGGACGCCCGGCCGAAATCCGTGAAATGGCGGGACGCCGCCCCGGTCGGCAAATTGGATCTTATGCTGGCAATCGATTACCGCATGACCAGCACCACCTTGTTCGCGGATCTCGTACTCCCCGCCGCGACCTGGTACGAGAAGCACGATCTCTCGTCGACGGACATGCATCCCTTCGTGCATTCCTTCAACGCCGCCGTCGATCCGCCGTGGCAGACCCGCACCGATTTCGAGGCGTTCCACACGATCGCGAAGCGGTTCAGCGAACTCGCCGAGCGGCATCTCGGGGTGCGCAAGGATCTCGTCGCCACTCCGATGACGCACGACACGCCCGGCGAAACAGCTCAGCCGGGCGGGGTCGTCCGCGACTGGCGCGACGGCGACGTCGAGCCGATCCCCGGCGTGACCATGCCGAAGCTGACCGTCGTCGAACGCGATTATCCCGCGGTGGCGGCGAAACTGGCCACGCTCGGCCCGCTGCTGGAGAAGCTGGGCGCCACCAGCAAGGGCCTGACCTACGACGTCGGCGAGGAAGTGAACTGGCTGCGCGCGAAGAACGGTGTCGCGACGACCGGAGCCGCCCAGGGCCAGGCGCTGATCGACACCGACATCAAGGCCGCGGACGCCGTGCTCGCCCTGTCCGGCACCACCAACGGGCGGCTGGCCACCCAGGGCTTCCGCGAGCTCGAGAAGCGGGTCGGCACCGAACTGGCGCATCTTTCCGCCGAGCACGAAGGGAAGAAGATCACCTTCGCCGACACCCGGTCCCGGCCGGCGTCGGTGATCACCAGCCCGGAATGGTCCGGCAGCGAGAGCGGCGGACGGCGCTATTCGGCGTTCGTGATCAACGTCGAGCACGCCAAACCCTGGCACACCCTCACCGGCCGTCAGCATTTCTTCCTCGACCACGACTGGATGCACGAACTCGGTGAGGCCTTGCCGGTCTACCGCCCGCCACTGGGTTCGCAGCACCTCACCGGCGGATCGGGAGACGCCGCCGAGGTCACCGTGCGCTATCTGACCCCGCACAGCAAATGGTCGATCCATTCGACGTACCAGGACAATCTGCACATGCTCACGCTGTCCCGCGGCGGGCAGGGGATCTGGATGAGCCCGGCCGACGCCGAGGCCATCGGAGCCAAGGACAACGACTGGATCGAGGCGGTCAACCGCAACGGGGTCGTGGTGGCCCGCGCGATCGTCTCCCACCGGATGCCGACGGGCACTGTTTTCCTTTACCACGCCCAGGATCGGGCGGTGAACGTGCCGCGCAGCGAAGCCACCGGCAAACGCGGCGGCACGCACAACTCGCTGACCCGGCTGCTGCTCAAGCCCACCCATCTCATCGGCGGCTACGCCCAGCTCTCCTTCGGTTTCAACTACCTGGGCCCCACCGGCAACCAGCGCGACGAGGTCACCGTGATCCGCCGCCGTTCCCAGGAGGTGCGTTACTGA